A genomic stretch from Pristis pectinata isolate sPriPec2 chromosome 44, sPriPec2.1.pri, whole genome shotgun sequence includes:
- the LOC127566675 gene encoding erythroblast NAD(P)(+)--arginine ADP-ribosyltransferase-like → METKRLCCWLLALVVALYLVSRMLERVGSGEDPDDYVRLDMGGDCAGYLFQQTNESDEVAIGCLQKELGRSRRLRRAWGNANCRTKVAEVSGLRREHLLAVNAYTQMDFHGVFNQALRKHGANDSTYAKDFPFKCFHYLLSVALERLRENSHYSCMESFRGMERRALGVNRSEMRFGFFASSSLRYRIAEHFGGATIFTIRSQYGVLIQRFSEFPVEEEVLIPPDEVFRIGYPEGSEVDVILTSRGRQATLVKLEEGEDGRIRVARVNS, encoded by the exons ATGGAGACGAAGCGACTCTGCTGCTGGCTTCTGGCCCTTGTTGTTGCACTCTACCTGGTTT CTCGGATGCTTGAGCGCGTTGGCAGCGGAGAGGATCCGGATGATTACGTTCGGCTGGACATGGGGGGCGACTGTGCCGGTTACCTCTTCCAGCAGACCAATGAATCCGATGAGGTGGCCATCGGCTGCCTCCAAAAGGAGCTCGGTCGGAGTCGTCGCCTGCGGCGAGCGTGGGGTAACGCAAACTGCCGCACTAAAGTTGCCGAAGTCAGCGGACTCAGAAGAGAACACCTGCTGGCCGTGAATGCTTACACCCAAATGGACTTCCACGGGGTATTCAATCAGGCGCTCAGAAAGCACGGAGCCAACGATTCGACTTACGCGAAGGACTTTCCCTTCAAGTGTTTCCATTATCTCCTCTCCGTTGCTCTTGAAAGGCTGAGAGAGAATTCCCATTACTCGTGCATGGAATCCTTCCGAGGGATGGAGAGACGGGCACTGGGGGTGAATAGATCGGAAATGAGATTCGGGTTCTTTGCTTCTTCCTCCTTGCGCTACCGCATCGCCGAGCATTTTGGCGGCGCTACCATTTTCACCATCCGGTCGCAGTACGGCGTCTTGATCCAACGCTTCTCGGAGTTCCCGGTGGAGGAAGAGGTGCTGATCCCGCCTGACGAAGTTTTCCGGATCGGGTATCCCGAAGGAAGTGAGGTGGACGTCATCCTCACCAGCCGCGGCCGCCAAGCGACTCTGGTGAAACTCGAAGAAGGTGAAGATGGAAGGATTAGAGTGGCCCGTGTTAACTCTTGA